A section of the Streptomyces sp. CG1 genome encodes:
- the rapZ gene encoding RNase adapter RapZ — MTEHDTEPTAERDRARKEAGQDQPLPAAGEQPADQVNGAQVSTDGTPGAGPEVAIPELVIISGMSGAGRSTAAKCLEDLGWFVVDNLPPALIPTMVELGARSQGNVARIAVVVDVRGRRFFDNLRESLADLDTRGVTRRIVFLESSDEALVRRFESVRRPHPLQGDGRIVDGIAAERELLRELRGDADLVIDTSSLNVHELRAKMDAQFAGEEEPELRATVMSFGFKYGLPVDADLVADMRFLPNPHWVPELRPFTGLNEEVSAYVFNQPGAKEFLDRYAELLRLIATGYRREGKRYVTIAIGCTGGKHRSVAMSEKLAARLAAEGVETVVVHRDMGRE; from the coding sequence ATGACTGAGCACGACACAGAGCCCACAGCGGAGCGAGATCGGGCCCGCAAGGAAGCAGGGCAGGATCAGCCCCTGCCCGCGGCCGGAGAACAGCCCGCGGACCAGGTAAACGGAGCACAGGTGAGCACGGACGGTACGCCGGGTGCAGGCCCCGAAGTGGCCATCCCCGAGCTGGTGATCATCTCCGGTATGTCCGGAGCGGGACGGTCGACGGCGGCCAAGTGTCTGGAGGACCTCGGCTGGTTCGTCGTGGACAACCTCCCGCCCGCCCTCATCCCCACCATGGTGGAGTTGGGCGCCCGCTCTCAGGGCAACGTGGCGCGGATCGCGGTCGTCGTGGACGTGCGCGGTAGACGCTTCTTCGACAATCTGCGCGAATCCCTCGCCGATCTGGACACCCGGGGTGTCACCCGGCGCATCGTCTTCCTGGAGTCCTCCGACGAGGCCCTGGTGCGCCGCTTCGAGTCGGTGCGCCGTCCGCACCCGTTGCAGGGCGACGGCCGGATCGTCGACGGCATCGCCGCCGAGCGCGAGCTGCTGCGTGAGCTGCGCGGCGACGCCGACCTGGTGATCGACACCTCCAGCCTCAACGTGCACGAGCTGCGCGCCAAGATGGACGCCCAGTTCGCCGGCGAGGAGGAGCCGGAGCTGCGGGCCACGGTGATGTCCTTCGGCTTCAAGTACGGCCTCCCGGTCGACGCCGACCTGGTCGCGGACATGCGGTTCCTGCCCAACCCGCACTGGGTCCCGGAGCTGCGCCCGTTCACCGGCCTCAACGAGGAGGTGTCCGCCTATGTCTTCAACCAGCCCGGTGCGAAGGAGTTCCTCGACCGGTACGCCGAACTGCTGCGGCTCATCGCGACCGGCTACCGCCGCGAGGGCAAGCGGTATGTGACCATCGCCATCGGCTGTACGGGCGGCAAGCACCGTTCGGTGGCGATGTCGGAGAAGCTCGCCGCGCGACTCGCGGCCGAGGGTGTGGAGACGGTGGTCGTACACCGGGACATGGGACGGGAATGA
- the yvcK gene encoding uridine diphosphate-N-acetylglucosamine-binding protein YvcK, producing MTERTPRLSRLRRMVPEARSGRPVEARGARPRRRGAQPKVVALGGGMGLSASLAALRRITGDLTAVVTVADDGGSSGRLRDELGVLPPGDLRKALAALCGDDEWGQTWARVIQHRFQSHGDLHEHAVGNLLIVALWEQLGDHVQALDLVGKLLGAHGRVLPMSAVPLELQALVKGHDPERPEEVDTVRGQATVALTPGEVQSVHLVPNDPPAVPEAVAAVLDADWVVLGPGSWFSSVIPHLLVPELLDALTETKARKVLSLNLAPQPGETEGFSPQRHLEVLGRHAPKLALDVVLADEAAVPDRDSLTEAAKRLGAAVELAPVARTDGSPRHDPELLAAAYDRIFRMHGRIGPWR from the coding sequence ATGACGGAACGTACACCGCGGCTGAGCCGGCTGCGCCGGATGGTCCCCGAGGCGCGCTCCGGCCGCCCGGTCGAGGCCCGCGGCGCCCGGCCCCGCCGGCGCGGCGCGCAGCCCAAGGTGGTCGCGCTCGGCGGCGGCATGGGCCTGTCCGCCTCGCTCGCCGCGCTGCGGCGGATCACCGGCGACCTGACCGCTGTCGTCACCGTGGCCGACGACGGCGGTTCCAGCGGCCGGCTGCGGGACGAGCTGGGCGTGCTGCCGCCCGGCGACCTGCGCAAGGCGCTGGCCGCGCTGTGCGGCGACGACGAGTGGGGCCAGACCTGGGCCCGGGTCATCCAGCACCGCTTCCAGTCCCACGGCGACCTGCATGAGCACGCGGTCGGCAATCTGCTGATCGTCGCCCTGTGGGAGCAGCTCGGCGACCATGTGCAGGCCCTGGACCTGGTCGGCAAGCTGCTCGGCGCGCACGGGCGCGTGCTGCCCATGTCCGCCGTGCCGCTGGAGCTGCAGGCCCTGGTCAAGGGGCACGATCCGGAGCGCCCGGAGGAGGTGGACACGGTGCGCGGGCAGGCGACGGTGGCGCTCACGCCCGGCGAGGTGCAGTCGGTGCATCTCGTGCCGAACGACCCGCCGGCCGTGCCCGAGGCCGTGGCCGCGGTCCTGGACGCGGACTGGGTGGTGCTCGGCCCCGGCTCCTGGTTCTCCTCGGTGATCCCGCACCTGCTCGTCCCCGAGCTGCTGGACGCCCTGACCGAGACCAAGGCCCGCAAGGTGCTCTCGCTGAATCTCGCGCCGCAGCCGGGAGAAACCGAGGGCTTCTCCCCGCAGCGTCATTTGGAGGTTTTGGGGCGACACGCCCCTAAACTCGCCCTGGACGTGGTGCTGGCCGACGAGGCCGCCGTGCCCGACCGCGACTCGCTCACCGAGGCCGCCAAACGGCTGGGAGCCGCGGTCGAGCTGGCCCCGGTTGCCCGGACCGACGGCAGTCCCCGGCACGACCCGGAGCTGTTGGCCGCCGCGTACGACCGTATTTTTCGGATGCATGGAAGGATCGGCCCATGGCGATGA
- the uvrC gene encoding excinuclease ABC subunit UvrC, with translation MADPSSYRPRPGEIPDSPGVYRFRDEHRRVIYVGKAKSLRQRLANYFQDLANLHPRTRTMVTTAASVEWTVVSTEVEALQLEYSWIKEYDPRFNVKYRDDKSYPYLAVTMNEEFPRVQVMRGHKKKGVRYFGPYGHAWAIRDTVDLLLRVFPVRTCSAGVFKNAARTGRPCLLGYIGKCSAPCVGRISPEDHEELAEEFCDFMAGRTGTYLRRLEKQMMEAAEEMEYEKAARLRDDIEALKKAMEKNAVVLADATDADLIAVAEDELEAAVQIFHVRGGRVRGQRGWVTDKVEEITTGALVEHALQQLYGEETGDSVPKEVLVPALPEPALPVQEWLTGRRGANVSLRIPQRGDKKALMETVQRNAQQALALHKTKRASDLTTRSRALEEIAEALDLDSAPLRIECYDISHLQGDDVVASMVVFEDGLQRKSEYRRFQIKGFAGQDDVRSMHEVITRRFKRYLAEKEKTGEWADGSGAEDSPTDGDSALTGAEVLTGTDALISSLKDDEGRPKKFAYPPQLVVVDGGQPQVAAARRALDELGIDDIAVCGLAKRLEEVWLPGDDHPVVLPRTSEGLYLLQRVRDEAHRFAITYQRTKRAKRFRAGPLDDVPGLGETRKQALIKHFGSVKKLRSATIEQIQEVPGIGRKTAETIAAALATAVPAAPAVNTATGEIIEEEEPETTAGSSGEPVTAGLPDERRGQET, from the coding sequence ATGGCCGATCCCTCCAGCTACCGCCCCAGGCCGGGTGAGATCCCGGACTCTCCCGGGGTGTACAGGTTCCGTGACGAGCACCGCCGGGTGATCTACGTCGGAAAGGCGAAAAGCCTGCGCCAGCGCCTGGCGAACTACTTCCAGGACCTGGCGAACCTGCACCCGCGCACCCGGACGATGGTGACCACCGCCGCGTCCGTGGAGTGGACCGTGGTGTCCACGGAGGTCGAGGCGCTCCAGCTGGAGTACTCCTGGATCAAGGAGTACGACCCCCGGTTCAACGTCAAGTACCGCGACGACAAGAGCTACCCGTACCTCGCGGTGACGATGAACGAGGAGTTTCCGCGCGTGCAGGTGATGCGCGGTCACAAGAAGAAGGGCGTCCGGTACTTCGGGCCGTACGGGCACGCGTGGGCCATCCGGGACACCGTCGATCTGCTGCTGCGCGTGTTCCCCGTGCGCACCTGCTCGGCCGGCGTGTTCAAGAACGCCGCCCGCACCGGCCGCCCCTGCCTGCTCGGCTACATCGGCAAGTGCTCCGCCCCCTGTGTCGGCCGGATCAGCCCCGAGGATCACGAGGAGCTGGCCGAGGAGTTCTGTGACTTCATGGCCGGCCGCACCGGCACCTACCTCCGCCGTCTGGAGAAGCAGATGATGGAGGCGGCCGAGGAGATGGAGTACGAGAAGGCCGCCCGGCTGCGCGACGACATCGAGGCACTGAAGAAGGCCATGGAGAAGAACGCCGTCGTGCTCGCCGACGCGACCGACGCGGACCTCATCGCCGTCGCCGAGGACGAGCTGGAGGCGGCCGTGCAGATCTTCCATGTGCGCGGCGGCCGGGTGCGCGGCCAGCGCGGCTGGGTGACCGACAAGGTCGAGGAGATCACCACCGGCGCGCTGGTCGAGCACGCCCTGCAGCAGCTCTACGGCGAGGAGACCGGGGACTCGGTCCCCAAGGAGGTGCTGGTTCCGGCGCTGCCCGAGCCCGCCCTGCCGGTCCAGGAGTGGCTGACCGGCCGCCGAGGGGCCAATGTCTCGCTGCGCATCCCGCAGCGCGGCGACAAGAAGGCGCTCATGGAGACCGTGCAGCGCAACGCCCAGCAGGCCCTCGCGCTGCACAAGACCAAGCGCGCCTCCGACCTGACCACGCGCTCGCGCGCTCTGGAGGAGATCGCCGAGGCCCTGGATCTGGACAGTGCCCCGCTGCGCATCGAGTGCTACGACATCTCGCATCTCCAGGGGGACGACGTGGTCGCCTCCATGGTCGTCTTCGAGGACGGCCTGCAGCGCAAGAGCGAATACCGCCGCTTCCAGATCAAGGGCTTCGCGGGCCAGGACGACGTCCGCTCCATGCACGAGGTGATCACCCGCCGCTTCAAGCGCTACCTCGCCGAGAAGGAGAAAACGGGGGAGTGGGCCGACGGTTCCGGCGCCGAGGACTCTCCCACCGACGGTGACAGCGCACTCACCGGCGCGGAGGTGCTCACCGGTACGGACGCGCTCATCAGCTCCCTCAAGGACGACGAGGGCCGTCCCAAGAAGTTCGCGTACCCGCCGCAGCTGGTCGTGGTCGACGGTGGACAGCCTCAGGTCGCAGCGGCCCGGCGCGCCCTGGACGAGCTGGGCATCGACGACATCGCGGTCTGCGGTCTCGCCAAGCGCCTGGAGGAGGTCTGGCTGCCCGGCGACGACCATCCAGTGGTCCTGCCCCGCACCAGCGAGGGCCTGTATCTGCTCCAGCGCGTGCGGGACGAGGCCCACCGGTTCGCGATCACCTACCAGCGCACCAAGCGCGCCAAGCGCTTCCGGGCCGGCCCCCTGGACGACGTCCCCGGCCTCGGCGAGACCCGCAAACAGGCGCTCATCAAGCATTTCGGCTCGGTGAAGAAGCTTCGGTCCGCCACAATCGAACAGATCCAGGAGGTGCCCGGGATAGGCCGGAAGACGGCCGAGACGATCGCCGCGGCGCTCGCCACCGCGGTCCCGGCCGCACCCGCCGTGAACACGGCGACTGGAGAGATCATTGAGGAGGAGGAACCCGAGACGACGGCGGGTTCCTCGGGGGAGCCCGTAACCGCGGGCCTCCCGGACGAACGACGGGGGCAGGAGACATGA